The following coding sequences are from one Capsicum annuum cultivar UCD-10X-F1 chromosome 3, UCD10Xv1.1, whole genome shotgun sequence window:
- the LOC107862008 gene encoding probable receptor-like protein kinase At1g80640 has protein sequence MKVFILLIPIWVFVTPVLSAPVDVTPQPPNADPALPTEKGPIFQVYSDKDAPSPGVAELKVVHRQDLNKKILISLIVASTLLAGILLFSCCFWIYRLKTLKKSTEQGHQKAEPVKGLSWGPIMAKFPSLKAVGRKGLVDVIEYQLLVAATDNFNEKNAIGEGRVGYVYKAQFNDNVQAAVKRIRGGEQDAEKEFENEVDLLSKFQHQNVISLLGYCIHNNAQFLVYEMMQNGSLEFQLHGPPRGSALSWHLRMKIALDVARGLEYLHERCNPPVIHRDLKSSNVLLDSNFSAKLSDFGLAIAGWNLTKSNVKLSGTLGYVAPEYLLDGKLTDKSDVYAFGIILLELLLGRRPVERLEGGQCQSIVTWAMPQLTDRSKLPNIVDPVIRDGMDLKHLYQVAAVAVLCVQPEPSYRPLITDVLHSFIPLVPIDLGGTLRIADSAVSIST, from the exons ATGAAGGTTTTCATTTTGCTTATACCCATTTGGGTTTTTGTTACTCCTGTGTTGTCGGCTCCTGTTGATGTTACTCCACAACCTCCTAATGCCGATCCAGCTCTTCCTACTGAGAAAGGACCCATCTTTCAAGTTTATTCTGATAAGGATGCTCCTTCTCCTG GAGTTGCAGAGTTAAAAGTGGTTCACCGCCAGGATCTAAATAAGAAAATCTTGATTTCACTTATTGTTGCTTCAACCCTCCTTGCTGGAATTCTGTTATTTTCATGTTGCTTCTGGATATACAGACTGAAAACGCTGAAGAAATCGACTGAACAAGGCCATCAGAAAGCAG AGCCTGTGAAGGGGCTTTCATGGGGTCCTATAATGGCCAAGTTCCCTTCATTAAAAGCTGTGGGTAGGAAAGGACTAGTTGATGTCATCGAGTACCAGTTGTTAGTAGCTGCAACTGACAATTTCAATGAAAAGAATGCTATAGGAGAAGGTAGAGTAGGATATGTTTATAAAGCTCAATTCAACGACAACGTCCAGGCAGCTGTTAAAAGAATTCGCGGCGGGGAACAGGATGCTGAGAAAGAATTTGAG AATGAGGTGGACTTGTTGAGTAAATTTCAGCATCAAAATGTTATTTCGCTGCTTGGGTACTGCATTCATAACAATGCACAATTCCTGGTGTATGAAATGATGCAGAATGGATCTTTGGAATTCCAATTGCATG GACCTCCTCGTGGATCAGCTTTGAGTTGGCATCTTCGCATGAAAATTGCATTGGATGTGGCTAG GGGACTAGAATACCTCCATGAGCGCTGTAATCCCCCTGTAATCCATAGAGATCTCAAATCATCTAATGTTCTGCTGGATTCCAACTTCAGTGCAAAG CTTTCTGATTTTGGCCTTGCTATTGCTGGATGGAACTTGACCAAGAGCAACGTAAAACTTTCAGGAACTCTGGGTTATGTGGCTCCAGAGTACCTCTTAGATG GGAAATTAACTGATAAGAGTGACGTCTATGCTTTCGGCATTATACTTCTGGAGCTTTTGCTGGGAAGAAGACCAGTGGAGAGGCTAGAGGGAGGTCAATGCCAATCTATAGTCACATGG GCGATGCCACAACTTACTGACAGGTCAAAGCTCCCTAATATAGTCGATCCTGTCATCAGAGACGGAATGGACCTCAAACACTTATATCAA GTTGCTGCTGTAGCCGTGCTATGTGTACAACCAGAACCAAGTTACCGACCACTGATAACAGATGTTCTGCACTCCTTCATTCCTCTTGTACCAATTGACCTTGGTGGGACCTTGAGAATTGCGGATTCTGCAGTATCTATTAGCACATAA